In the Malus domestica chromosome 16, GDT2T_hap1 genome, one interval contains:
- the LOC139192994 gene encoding uncharacterized protein, with protein sequence MANLAKLDFAALDITGKNYLTWVLDTKIHLEAANLGDTIKEESSSSSQDRAKTMIFIRRHLDEALKSEYLTVEDPLALWNALRSRYNHQTTVILPKARYDWTHLRIQDFKSVAEYNSALFRITSQMKLCGDTITEEMLLEKTFSTFHASNMVLQQQYRARGFTEYNQLISVLLVAEQNNELLMKNRNSRPTGSAPFPEVNVASIERNTISSRGNNYKRGRGHKQGRWKGKSKNHGVQFHNQVPRYNPGPSFKNTNRQKGKAHVNTPRSHEGGCHRCGGNGHWARTCRTPKYLVELYQASFKEKGVEINFLDQAKPMETPDPVTNLSGQLNTTHLDATDFINERGNEVYGSD encoded by the coding sequence atggcaaacttggcaaagcttgattttgctgccctggacattactggaaagaattaccttacatgggtactggataccaagatccatctggaagcagcaaatcttggagataccatcaaGGAAGAAAGCagctcatcctctcaagatcgggcaaagaccatgatttttattcgtcgccatcttgatgaggcactaaagagcgagtacttaacggttgaagatccgttagccCTTTGGAATGCCTTGAGaagcagatacaatcaccagacaacggtgattcttccaaaagcTCGCTATGACTGGACACACCTGAGGATCCAAGATTTCAAAtcagtggctgagtacaattcggcgttgttcagaattacctctcagatgaaaCTCTGTGGGGATACTATCACTGAGGAGATGTtattggaaaagactttcagcacattccaCGCCTCTAACATGGTACTGCAACAACAGTATAGAGCGCgaggcttcactgaatacaaccagcttatatctgtgctcctggtagctgaacagaacaatgagcttCTCATGAAAAACCGTAattcccgacctactggatcagcaccgttcccagaagtgaatgttgCTTCCATTGAAAGAAATACCATATCCTCCCgtggcaataattacaaacgaggacgtggccacaagcAAGGTCGGTGGAAAGGGAAaagcaagaaccatggtgtccagtttcacaaccaggttccaaggtATAATCCAGGCCCGAGCTTTAAAAATACCAATCGCCAGAAAGGAAAAGCTCATGTGAACACTCCTAGAAGTCATGAAGGAggttgccataggtgtggtggcaacggACATTGGGCGCGTACTTGTCGCACCCCAAAGTATCTAGTAGAACTATATCAAGCCTCCTTCAAGGAAAAGGGTGTCGAGATCAATTTCCTTgaccaggctaaaccaatggaAACCCCTGATCCAGTGACCAATTTATCAGGACAGTTAAACACAACCCACCTGGATGCTACAGACTTTATTaatgaaagagggaatgaagtttatgggtccgattga